In the genome of Pseudomonas fluorescens, the window CTGGTAAGCGTGACTGCGATGGGCTTCATAAACCTTGTCGCCTCGGACCATTCGACGTAATAGAGTGAACGTTGCATCGACGATGAAGACCCCTAATAGAATCAACCATGCCCAGAATAGCCCTGAAGACGTCCATGCTGCCTGAAGTGACAGCACTCCCAGTGCAATGCCCAGGAACCCACTGCCCGCATCCCCCATGAAAATGCGTGCCGGGGGAAAGTTCCAATATAGGAAACCAAGGACCGCCATAGCCAAGACCATCGGTCCCCATATCAGCTCTGGAGTCCCATTGATCCAATAGAGGAAACACGCGCCAAGGCACACACACAAAGATTCTACGCTGGCAATTCCGTCAATCCCGTCCATGAAGTTATAAAGATTGAGGACCCAGACCAGATAAATTGCCGCCAGAATATAGCCAAACCAGTGAAGGTCCATGCTCATTCCAAAAACGACTATAGGAGGAAAGCCTCCAGTCCATAACAGTGCCCATATACCCGCACCGAAATGACCGAGTAATCGCCAACGCGCTGCAATATGGCCATGGTCATCCATAAAGCCAATTAGGGCGACCAACATCCCCGCTCCGCCTACAGCAATGAGCTGCGACCACGTAACCAACCCCGCGTAACCAAGAACAGGCAGCGATACGAGAAAAGCGATTACGATGGCCACTCCACCACCGCGTGGGGTTGGGATGGAGTGAGAGCTTCGCGCATTGGGGATATCGATAATGTTTCGACTCAGAGCATAACGACGTAACGCCGCAGTCAGCCCCAAGGAAAGAACGGCAACAGCTGGTATGAGCCACAAGTAAATCATTGTTATTGATGTTCCCGAAAATGTAATGCAGTTGCTGCCAAAGCATCATCAGTACTGACTGGCGGCGTCCAGCATAAAAGAGTGCGAGTCTTGGTAATATCGACTTGCAGCGATCCACATAGACGCTGGGAGAGTGCTTTTTTACCCAATAAAGCGGCACCGCCCTGGAGCACCCAACTGGGTACAGGAATGAGTCGAGCCGGCTTGTGAAGCGCTTTCGCCATCTTGTTAAGCAGTGCGGTAGTGGATAAATCCTCGCCATCGCTCACGAGAAAGGTTTGATTGCCGGCTGCCGGGTGATCTATACAGGTCACTATCAGATCTACCAGGTTATCCAGCGCAACAAGACTCCGATTGTTGTAAATCGCGCCGAAAGGCAACGGAACGCCCTTGTCCAACCAGCGCATCATATTCAGAAAGTTCGCTTTGACTCCCGGCCCATACACCAGGACCGGGCGGATAATAACCACCTCCATCGCGGTTTCCGCCGAAAGCTGGCGAAGTCCCTGCTCAGCCTCCATTTTCGAAATACCGTAGGGATCTACCGGAGCGGGAGTATCATCGCTTGTATAGGGAGCACCTGCGGCCGTCCCCTCTCCGTTGACCTTGATCGAACTTATAAAAATGAATCTTCGCACACCAGAGGCGGCCGCCTGACGAGCCAAGTTCAAAGTGCCTTCAACATTCACTTTGCGAAACGCCGCCAACGGATCGGACTCGGCATCATTCATGACATGAACTCGTGCCGCAGAGTGAATAATCACATTAAAGTTTCTGAGATTTTCTTTCCACTGGGTTTCGCCATCAAAGCTGCCGATGCGTACCGTCCGAACGTCCTGAACCTCAAGCTGGGATTCGCCTCGGACAACAGCAACAACAGTATGTTTTTTTTCGGTGTGTAAACGCTTGAGAATAGCGCCACCGACGAAGCCCGTCGCCCCGGTCAACAAAATAGAATTCTGCATCAATAGCTGGCCTTTCTTAAAGTGGCGTTTCTGAAAAGATCTTCCAGTAGGGATAGAAGGCGAGATTTTGAATAATTACTCAAGTAATACTGCCGACCGAATTCACCCATCGCCCTCAATTGACTTGCGTCAGATTGCGCCAGCGCCAACGTGATCTCTGCCAAACCTTTCGAATCACCAGAAGAGCATGTGAGACCGGCCCCCGAGTCTCTGATCACTCTTGCGGCCTCTCCGTTGATCATCCCTAGCAGCGGCCTGCCGGAGGCAAGATAAGCCTGTACTTTTCCAGGTATTGTCTTCTCAAAAACGTCGTTGGTCTTCAGTGACACAAGCAAAGCGTCTGCACAAGCGAACAGAGCTGGCATCTCATCCAAAGGATGTCGACCTAGTAGCAGCACGTTATCAAGTCCTCTGGACTGGACTTCTTGACTTAGCCAATCGCTCATACGCCCGTCACCAACAATCACCCAGCGCACAGATACCTTGCCAACCAATGCTTCGGCCGCATCTAACACAGCGGGAAGATCTTGAGCTTCTCCGAGATTACCCGCGAACAATACAGTAAAGACAGTATCGTCACGTGCCAACAACGTTGAGACGCGATTTTCGTCTGTAGAAAAATCATCTTCAGCCCAACTTGGAAAATAAACCAGTCGTTGGGGAGATATGTCTTTCGTGCAATACTTTTGAACGTTTTCAAAAAAACCATGCGATTGCAAAAGCAAATAGTCAGTACGATTATAAATCCATGAAACCATCTTACCGACCATCGACAGCAGCACAGGTTTCTTCAAAACGCCGACAGCTCTGAGCGTTTCAGGCCATAGATCAAGAACCCACACAAAAACGGGTGCTTTTTTCAATCGACCAATCACCAATGCCGGAATAGCGGCCATGATCGGTGATACAGCATATACGAAGATTGCGTCGAACTGCTCGCCACGCAGTTTGTAGGCGCCAAAAACTGAGGCGCTAGTAAAGAAACTGAGATAATTCAATGCCAAATTAATGCTGCGTTTACCTCGCGGAAACATCGGCACCCGGACAATTCTGGCATCAAAGTATTCATTGAAACGCTCAGGCACCGCCTGGAATTCATCGAATACTCTGCCTTCCGGATAATTTGGCAGACCAGTCAGTACAGTGACCGAATGTCCCTTCTCGGTAAAATCACGAACCAAATCGTTTATACGCATATTTTCTGGCCAAAAATATTGCGTAACCAGCAGGATTCTCAGTTTCTTCTCAGGCATGATAACAACTCAAATTAGTAGCGTTTCCAGACGATTCGATTTACATAATCGGTATAACTGTGAACAATCCGGGCTACTTTTTCTGACACATTGGGCATGCTGTAATCTTCGACCAGGCGCAGGGTACGCTCCGTACCGGAAGCTTGCGTATCCAGAACCATCAGTCCTTGCAGTACTCGCTCGACCTCGAGCCCCACCATCATCACCGCAGCCTCCTCCATTCCCTCTGGACGCTCGTGAGCCTCACGGATATTCAATGCAGGAAAATTGAGTATCGAAGACTCTTCGCTGATGGTACCGCTGTCAGAAAGCACCGCTTTGGATTCCAACTGCAGCTTGTTGTAATCTTTGAAACCCAAAGGTTTTAGAAGCTTCACGTTTTCGTGAAATACAATTCCCATCGCATCTACACGCTTTTGAGTGCGTGGATGAGTGGAAACTATCACCGGATAACCGAAGTTTGCCGCGACGGTATTGAGGACATCAACCAACTTCAAGAGATTTTTGTCAGAATCGATATTCTCTTCGCGGTGTGCGCTTACTACAAAAAATTTACCCGCCTCAAGTCCCAAACGTACCAACACGTCCGAAGATTCGATCCCATGGCGATAATAATTCAGGACTTCGAACATCGGGCTACCTGTCTTGATCACCATATCAGGTGACAGACCTTCTTTGAGCAAGTAATCGCGCGCAATTGTACTGTAAGTAAGATTAATGTCAGCAGTATGATCGACAATCCGCCGATTGATTTCCTCAGGTACTCGCATATCAAAACAACGATTGCCAGCTTCCATGTGGAAAGTTGGAATCTTGCGCCGTTTGGCAGGAATAACAGCCATGCAACTATTGGTATCACCCAAGACAAGCAAAGCCTCTGGTTGAACAGACGCGAGTACTCGGTCCACAGAAATGATCACATTTCCTATGGTCTCAGCACCACTGCTGCCCGCGGCGTTGAGAAAATGATCCGGTTTGCGGATCCCGAGATCCTGGAAAAATATTTCATTCAACTCGTAATCGTAATTTTGACCTGTGTGGACCAATACGTGATCGCAATACTTATCCAGCGCAGTGATGACACGCGACAAGCGAATGATTTCAGGACGGGTGCCTACTACAGTGACGATTTTCAACTTTTTCATTGTGATTCTCATTCCCAATACGATCAGGCTTCGGTGCCCACTGGCATAGTGTAGGTGTCCGGAAGCTCACGATCAAAAATCTCGTTCGCCCACAGCATGACGATCATTTCACTTTCACCAACGTTGGTAATGTCATGACTCCAGCCGGGCACGGTCTCTACAATTTTCGGGGCTTCTCCATCTGTGAATAATTCATAGAATTCACCCGATATTATATGGCGAAATCGGAAGCATGCCTTTCCGGAAATAACCAGAAATTTTTCTGTTTTCGTATGATGATAATGACCGCCACGAGTAATACCCGGGTGCGCAGTGAAGTATGAAAACTGACCTGAATCCTTGGTCTTGAGCATCTCCACGAAAACGCCGCGAGCATCTCCGTACTTAGGAACTTCGTAAGTGAACTCTTCGGGTGGCAAGTAGCTGAGATAGGTCGAATACAAAGCCCGCACGAGGCCAGTGCCTACCCGCTCGGCAATCATAGACTGCCGACTCTCTTTAAAGGCATACAGTTGTGCCGATAGATCACCTACAGTTATCGAGTAATTTTGTTCTATTTTTACAAACGGATTACCTGCCTGCTTACCGTCCATTACAGAAATAAAACTGCTTATGACGTCGTCGATGTAAACAAGTGAAATTTTAGCGTTGGCGTCATTGATACTGACAGGCAAATTATTTGCTATATTATGACAAAAAGTCGCTACAACCGAATTGTAGTTAGGTCGAGCCCACTTCCCAAATACGTTTGGCAGCCTGAATAAATGCACACTATTGCCAAATGTCGTAGAAAGGTTCAGCAGAGCATCTTCAGCTTCGCGC includes:
- a CDS encoding glycosyltransferase family 4 protein; translation: MIYLWLIPAVAVLSLGLTAALRRYALSRNIIDIPNARSSHSIPTPRGGGVAIVIAFLVSLPVLGYAGLVTWSQLIAVGGAGMLVALIGFMDDHGHIAARWRLLGHFGAGIWALLWTGGFPPIVVFGMSMDLHWFGYILAAIYLVWVLNLYNFMDGIDGIASVESLCVCLGACFLYWINGTPELIWGPMVLAMAVLGFLYWNFPPARIFMGDAGSGFLGIALGVLSLQAAWTSSGLFWAWLILLGVFIVDATFTLLRRMVRGDKVYEAHRSHAYQFASRQYGKHLPVTLAVGAINMFWLFPIAFCVIYWRLDGAIGLAMAYIPLIILAVKFHAGELESSVSTSTG
- a CDS encoding SDR family oxidoreductase; this translates as MQNSILLTGATGFVGGAILKRLHTEKKHTVVAVVRGESQLEVQDVRTVRIGSFDGETQWKENLRNFNVIIHSAARVHVMNDAESDPLAAFRKVNVEGTLNLARQAAASGVRRFIFISSIKVNGEGTAAGAPYTSDDTPAPVDPYGISKMEAEQGLRQLSAETAMEVVIIRPVLVYGPGVKANFLNMMRWLDKGVPLPFGAIYNNRSLVALDNLVDLIVTCIDHPAAGNQTFLVSDGEDLSTTALLNKMAKALHKPARLIPVPSWVLQGGAALLGKKALSQRLCGSLQVDITKTRTLLCWTPPVSTDDALAATALHFREHQ
- a CDS encoding glycosyltransferase family 4 protein, whose protein sequence is MPEKKLRILLVTQYFWPENMRINDLVRDFTEKGHSVTVLTGLPNYPEGRVFDEFQAVPERFNEYFDARIVRVPMFPRGKRSINLALNYLSFFTSASVFGAYKLRGEQFDAIFVYAVSPIMAAIPALVIGRLKKAPVFVWVLDLWPETLRAVGVLKKPVLLSMVGKMVSWIYNRTDYLLLQSHGFFENVQKYCTKDISPQRLVYFPSWAEDDFSTDENRVSTLLARDDTVFTVLFAGNLGEAQDLPAVLDAAEALVGKVSVRWVIVGDGRMSDWLSQEVQSRGLDNVLLLGRHPLDEMPALFACADALLVSLKTNDVFEKTIPGKVQAYLASGRPLLGMINGEAARVIRDSGAGLTCSSGDSKGLAEITLALAQSDASQLRAMGEFGRQYYLSNYSKSRLLSLLEDLFRNATLRKASY
- the wecB gene encoding UDP-N-acetylglucosamine 2-epimerase (non-hydrolyzing) — its product is MKKLKIVTVVGTRPEIIRLSRVITALDKYCDHVLVHTGQNYDYELNEIFFQDLGIRKPDHFLNAAGSSGAETIGNVIISVDRVLASVQPEALLVLGDTNSCMAVIPAKRRKIPTFHMEAGNRCFDMRVPEEINRRIVDHTADINLTYSTIARDYLLKEGLSPDMVIKTGSPMFEVLNYYRHGIESSDVLVRLGLEAGKFFVVSAHREENIDSDKNLLKLVDVLNTVAANFGYPVIVSTHPRTQKRVDAMGIVFHENVKLLKPLGFKDYNKLQLESKAVLSDSGTISEESSILNFPALNIREAHERPEGMEEAAVMMVGLEVERVLQGLMVLDTQASGTERTLRLVEDYSMPNVSEKVARIVHSYTDYVNRIVWKRY
- a CDS encoding NAD-dependent epimerase/dehydratase family protein codes for the protein MKVLITGANGFVGKNLIAHLRERKDVEVLRFCREDNIASLHSLVSEVDFVFHLAGVNRPKDVEEFKVGNADLTQALCAAVAVSGRKIPILYTSSIQAELANAYGDSKREAEDALLNLSTTFGNSVHLFRLPNVFGKWARPNYNSVVATFCHNIANNLPVSINDANAKISLVYIDDVISSFISVMDGKQAGNPFVKIEQNYSITVGDLSAQLYAFKESRQSMIAERVGTGLVRALYSTYLSYLPPEEFTYEVPKYGDARGVFVEMLKTKDSGQFSYFTAHPGITRGGHYHHTKTEKFLVISGKACFRFRHIISGEFYELFTDGEAPKIVETVPGWSHDITNVGESEMIVMLWANEIFDRELPDTYTMPVGTEA